The Cucurbita pepo subsp. pepo cultivar mu-cu-16 chromosome LG08, ASM280686v2, whole genome shotgun sequence genome contains a region encoding:
- the LOC111801019 gene encoding uncharacterized protein LOC111801019 → MALGHRRSWKITVHAKVNDLYIKFKATVKRPSGKFRSLLNLDKLLVGLDSKSESRILVQQHRTLKSRIISFVKKHFRRRRSKTGVGFKMPDPYLVDETEYQSWRLGRAESSCAAVFGVGLGYLLAEFGASAAVKRVGIIPSLSSFLLVCVVLFVLLFHKSKFLWAMLMAVLSLLLLEIDRFLELIDLEQFW, encoded by the exons AGGTCACCGGCGGTCATGGAAAATCACGGTACATGCGAAGGTGAACGACCTTTATATCAAGTTCAAGGCCACCGTGAAACGTCCGTCGGGAAAATTCCGAAGCCTTCTTAATCTGGATAAATTACTCGTCGGACTGGATTCCAAATCGGAGTCTCGGATCCTCGTTCAACAACATCGGACTTTGAAATCCAGAATAATCAGCTTCGTAAAGAAACATTTCCGGCGTCGCCGATCGAAAACCGGTGTTGGCTTCAAAATGCCGGATCCATACCTAGTCGATGAAACTGAATATCAATCTTGGCGTTTGGGCCGCGCG GAATCAAGTTGCGCGGCTGTTTTTGGTGTCGGATTGGGTTATTTGCTTGCGGAATTTGGCGCCAGCGCCGCAGTGAAGAGAGTCGGTATCATTCCTAGCTTGAGTTCCTTCTTACTTGTGTGcgttgttttatttgttttattgttcCACAAATCCAAGTTTCTTTGGGCAATGCTAATGGCTGTGCTTTCTCTTTTACTGCTAGAAATTGACAGATTTCTGGAACTTATAGATTTAGAGCAATTttggtaa